The sequence TTAGAGTGTGACTTTAACCCACTCACATCAGAGTTGGACTCGGTTATCGATTGGTCCTCCCCAGATGACCATGATCAATTGCGGGATTCGTTACAGATACAATCTCAGATAAAAAACCTCGTTGTAGAGAAGTCATCGGCAGAGGTTGTTGTACTTCTTGCAGTAGATGGCCTCTCTTTTGAGACCATACAGCAAGTTAGCGATTATTGGCCGTTGGAAACCGAGACACTGCCTGTTTTTGCGGATGGAGCGACTACGACATCAGAAGGGTTCCGTCGTCTCTTCTATGGAACGTCAATCGAATCAGTGCACTCTATGATGGCCACAAGAAAGGGCTATCTTTCACATCAAGGCTATCTGCAGTGGAGTCAGAATGAGAGTACCGAACCAACTTCTGCATTCACATCTATGAACGAACGGAATATTGTGCGAGGCGAATCTTTCGATACGATACTCAAGGAGATCGAGACAGAAGGGTCTGTTACCTCAAAGACGTACATCCAAATCGTTCGTGACGGTCTCTCTCGTGATACCTATCCAGATGTGCTTGACAGGAATGAAGCTGCGAAAGAACTCATAGACGATACTGTTCGACTTCAAAAACTCTTGGAGACCATAACAGAGACGGCCCAAATCTTCCTCACCGCGGGTCATGGTCTTCTCTGGCAGGAGCACATTGAAGATACCTGGCGAATAATAGATGATTCGGAAACACATCATCCGCGATATATCGAAACGCAGCATGATACCGAACATGGACTTACAAAGCGGACTGCACAGGGCAATACAGTGACGGGACTTGCGAAGCCATTCCTCACTCGCCCACTCCAGGATGACGAGGTTGCAGTCTCTGGCGGATTTTCATATCATGAGTCTATTATCCCATTTGTAGAGGTTTCGAAGTAAGGAGACCACAAAAATGCAATTATTCATCGGCGAAGATCAGGAATCAGGAGAAGACGCCTACATCAGCGCAGAACGTGCACGTACTGTGCTCGCCTGCGGGAAACGAGGCACTGGGAAAAGTTACTCGATGGGCGACCTCATTGAGGAAATCCACACTGAAACCCGGGAGATCGTTCCCCTCGTTATCGACCCAATGGGCATCTACTGGACGATGGCCAGTGGAAATGAAAGCCAAGAGCAACTACTCTGGGACTGGGGTCTATCACCAGAGGAATTCCCAATCAACCTTCTGGTCCCAGGCAATCCAGAGGATCGCTACGGACGAGAAGTATTGGAAGAACTTCAACGCCGCAACATCGATGTCAACTCTCTTGGTCTCAACCCCTCTGACCTTTCACCCGACAATTGGTGTGATTTGTTCGATTTAAACATCAACAAGCCAATGGGTATCACCCTCTACCGAGCGGTACGGCAACTGAATGAAGAAGAAGATGAGTTCTTCTTAGATGATATCATTCATAAAGTCGAATTAGATGGAAACGCAGGCGAACGGACGCGAGAGGCGCTCATCAACCGTCTGCATATGGCTGGTCAGTGGGACGTGTTCACCGATCGCTACGAGAATATTTGGGATACAATTGATGTTGATCGTATCAACGTGTTGGATTTAAGTGTTATCGAGCCAGGGAAATACGGTCTCCGAAACCTAGTTGTTGACGTTCTCGCGCGTAACATCTTCCGACAACGCGTCGAAGCTCGTAGACGTGAGGAGTTGAATCTCCCAACGAATATACCAAAAGTTTGGATGTTTATCGACGAGGCTCACAACTTCGTTCCGAGTAGCGGCTCCTCTCTCGCCAAAGATACTTTGATTCGATGGGTCAAAGAGGGACGCCAACCTGGTCTCTCGATGGTCGTCGCATCACAGCAACCTTCTGCAGTAGATAGTGAGCTCCTCTCACAGTGCGACATTATTCTTTGTCACAAGATTACAACGAAGGAAGACATGAGTTCACTGAACAAGCTTAGCCAAGATTACATGGGAAGTGAATTGAAGACTTTTGTACGAAATCTGGATGGTATTGGAGAAGCAGTCTACGTAAATGACGACGAAGAGACAGTAAGAATGGTCAAAATGCGTCCTCGTAAAAGCCAGCATGGGGGAGGCGAAGCGTAGCCTATTTTGTTGAGTCCTCCGTTGTCTCGTTCTACCGATGTCTGACGAATTTCCTGTCTTATCGGCTTCAGAACCGGAAACCATTGAGTTTCTTCTTAACTTCTTTAATTCCCCGACCATCAAGAAAGAACTTCATTGGTTCACTCATCGAGCGACGGTCGAGCGTGCATTTGAGCGAGACGATCGTGAGCTATTTTATACAGTTAATTCTGGTGACAACACAATCATAGGGGGACTCATGGTGTGGTGTGAATCGCGCGTGCTTGAGCCGCACGAGGCACAAATTCGTCTCGTAGCTGTAGACCTGGATTATAGAGACTGTGGGATTGGAAAACAGCTTTGCGACGCAGCAGAGGGCTTTGCGAAGGAGTGTGAAAAGAAAGCGATGATTGCCGACGTAGCGGAGAAATCCCCTGCAGTCTCATTCTGGCATGCTTGTGGCTACAAAACGCAGAAAAAATGGAGCACGAAAAATGGAAGACCAATGCTCCGCGTAGAAAAATCACTCTAAGAAAACATATCCCTGCCAACCTTACTCTCTAAGGTGTTTGTCTCCAAGTTCTACGGTCTCTTCGATACCTCCCCGTCTAGCTTGTTCGAGCCTCAGGTAGAGATGATTTGGTTCAATAGCATTTACCAGAGACTCGTACATTTCGGCACCCAATTCTTCAGCCGTAATTTCAACATCTCGGAATGCCTCGAGATACTTCTTGAGACTTTTACTCTCTATAGCAAGATTGTTTGGTGAGTAGATGAGTGTCATCTCATAATAGTCTGGTCCTCCAAAGTCGAATGGGCAAAGAGCAGATAGTTCAGAAGTCTCAAATTTGTAAATTTGATCTGCGTTCGCAGTTGGAGCGTCAAATGTTTCTAAAGTCGCGTTGTCGTTGGTCATAGTCTCTATGGACTGC is a genomic window of Haloprofundus halophilus containing:
- a CDS encoding ATP-binding protein, with translation MQLFIGEDQESGEDAYISAERARTVLACGKRGTGKSYSMGDLIEEIHTETREIVPLVIDPMGIYWTMASGNESQEQLLWDWGLSPEEFPINLLVPGNPEDRYGREVLEELQRRNIDVNSLGLNPSDLSPDNWCDLFDLNINKPMGITLYRAVRQLNEEEDEFFLDDIIHKVELDGNAGERTREALINRLHMAGQWDVFTDRYENIWDTIDVDRINVLDLSVIEPGKYGLRNLVVDVLARNIFRQRVEARRREELNLPTNIPKVWMFIDEAHNFVPSSGSSLAKDTLIRWVKEGRQPGLSMVVASQQPSAVDSELLSQCDIILCHKITTKEDMSSLNKLSQDYMGSELKTFVRNLDGIGEAVYVNDDEETVRMVKMRPRKSQHGGGEA
- a CDS encoding GNAT family N-acetyltransferase, whose translation is MSDEFPVLSASEPETIEFLLNFFNSPTIKKELHWFTHRATVERAFERDDRELFYTVNSGDNTIIGGLMVWCESRVLEPHEAQIRLVAVDLDYRDCGIGKQLCDAAEGFAKECEKKAMIADVAEKSPAVSFWHACGYKTQKKWSTKNGRPMLRVEKSL
- a CDS encoding 7-cyano-7-deazaguanine reductase; translation: MTNDNATLETFDAPTANADQIYKFETSELSALCPFDFGGPDYYEMTLIYSPNNLAIESKSLKKYLEAFRDVEITAEELGAEMYESLVNAIEPNHLYLRLEQARRGGIEETVELGDKHLRE